A window of the Desulforapulum autotrophicum HRM2 genome harbors these coding sequences:
- a CDS encoding MBOAT family O-acyltransferase, with protein MVFSSITFIFYFLPVFLLGYFFTRYRNAFLLLISLFFYAWGEVGYVFLILGSSIVNYGFGRWIAASRDGQKKRFLFAGIFLNLLVICGFKYLTFLTTTLNALTGMIGFTGMPVYSIHLPLGISFFTFQAMSYLVDVYRGDAPVEKNPFNLMLYIAMFPQLVAGPIVRFQSIYAKIHKRVVTLDAFVEGIGYFIIGLGQKVLIANTVASTADKIFALPMIQLDQPLAWLGAVTYTLQIYYDFAGYSNMAIGLGLMVGFRFPENFNFPYVSRSITEFWRRWHMTLSRWFRDYLYIPLGGNQRGAARTYFNLFVVFFLCGLWHGASWTFVAWGVYHGCFLIVERMGLSRILGRMPRGLTHLYAMLVVVFGWVLFRAESFSQAGIFMQRMVGMGAPSQHQFTLEYYLQTDVLLALFMGVVFSLPIKELIPFFRFGTAGECHRAFFLLRSLCMVTFQAFLLFFSIMSLSSGSYNPFIYFRF; from the coding sequence ATGGTTTTCAGTTCAATCACATTTATTTTTTATTTTTTACCGGTTTTTCTGCTGGGCTATTTTTTTACCCGGTACCGGAATGCTTTTCTGCTTCTGATCAGTCTTTTTTTTTACGCCTGGGGTGAAGTGGGGTATGTTTTTCTCATCCTGGGTTCAAGCATTGTCAACTACGGATTTGGCAGATGGATCGCAGCATCCCGGGACGGGCAGAAGAAGCGATTTCTCTTTGCGGGCATTTTTTTAAACCTGCTGGTGATTTGCGGATTTAAATACCTCACCTTTCTTACAACGACCCTCAATGCCCTGACCGGAATGATTGGATTTACCGGTATGCCCGTCTATTCAATTCATCTGCCCCTGGGTATTTCGTTTTTCACCTTCCAGGCCATGTCCTATCTGGTGGATGTCTACAGGGGGGATGCACCTGTGGAAAAAAATCCCTTTAACCTTATGCTCTATATTGCCATGTTCCCCCAACTGGTTGCAGGTCCCATCGTACGCTTCCAGAGTATTTATGCCAAGATTCATAAACGGGTTGTGACCCTTGACGCCTTTGTGGAGGGGATTGGTTATTTCATCATCGGCCTGGGGCAGAAGGTTTTGATTGCCAATACGGTTGCCTCCACAGCCGACAAAATTTTTGCTCTTCCCATGATCCAGCTTGATCAACCCCTTGCCTGGTTGGGGGCTGTCACCTATACCCTTCAAATTTACTATGATTTTGCGGGATACTCCAATATGGCCATCGGGCTGGGACTCATGGTTGGTTTCCGTTTTCCAGAGAATTTCAACTTTCCCTACGTTTCACGTTCCATCACCGAATTCTGGCGGCGTTGGCACATGACCCTTTCCCGCTGGTTCCGTGATTATCTTTATATCCCTCTTGGCGGCAACCAGAGGGGCGCAGCAAGAACCTATTTTAACCTTTTTGTTGTTTTTTTCCTCTGCGGCCTGTGGCATGGGGCCAGCTGGACATTTGTTGCCTGGGGTGTTTACCATGGTTGTTTTCTGATTGTTGAACGTATGGGGCTGTCCCGAATCCTGGGGCGAATGCCAAGGGGCCTGACCCACCTCTATGCCATGCTTGTGGTGGTGTTTGGTTGGGTCCTTTTCCGGGCGGAGAGTTTTTCCCAGGCAGGGATATTCATGCAGCGTATGGTGGGAATGGGAGCGCCTTCCCAGCATCAGTTCACCCTTGAATATTATTTGCAGACCGACGTTCTTCTGGCCCTTTTTATGGGGGTGGTCTTTTCCCTGCCCATCAAGGAGCTGATTCCTTTTTTCAGATTCGGTACAGCCGGGGAGTGCCATCGTGCTTTTTTCCTTTTGCGTTCCCTTTGTATGGTAACCTTTCAGGCGTTTCTGCTCTTTTTTTCCATTATGAGTCTTTCCTCCGGTTCGTATAACCCGTTTATTTATTTCAGGTTTTAA
- a CDS encoding glycosyltransferase family 2 protein, which produces MDLWIVDTMLNDKKIVVVMPAFNAAATLRKTYDDVMSQGIVDQVIVVDDASDDNTSEVAATLPGAIVRTHPENRGYGANQKTCYKLALDSGADIVVMVHPDYQYDPRVIQYAVGFITLQICDIVMGSRIRTRRETLDGGMPLYKYISNRLLTTFENIGFGQNLGDFHSGFRIYNRQVLETINIDGNSDDFIFDTELLAQAIYCGFRVGDIPIPTRYEPDSSSINFQRSLKYGIQCVWVVTKYILQVSGLCKFKVFANTQAFDDKSK; this is translated from the coding sequence TTGGATCTCTGGATTGTTGATACTATGTTGAATGATAAAAAAATTGTTGTTGTTATGCCCGCCTTTAATGCAGCCGCCACATTGCGCAAGACCTATGATGATGTCATGTCTCAAGGTATTGTGGATCAGGTTATCGTGGTTGACGATGCAAGTGATGATAATACTTCTGAAGTAGCCGCAACCCTTCCCGGTGCAATTGTCCGGACCCATCCGGAAAATCGTGGATATGGTGCCAATCAGAAAACATGTTATAAACTGGCCCTGGATTCGGGAGCAGATATTGTGGTGATGGTGCATCCGGATTATCAGTACGACCCCCGGGTCATTCAATATGCGGTGGGATTTATTACATTACAGATATGTGATATTGTAATGGGCTCAAGAATTCGAACTCGAAGGGAAACCCTTGATGGTGGCATGCCTTTGTATAAATATATCAGTAATAGACTCCTTACCACATTCGAAAATATTGGTTTCGGGCAGAATCTTGGTGATTTTCATTCTGGATTCCGAATTTACAATAGACAGGTCCTTGAAACGATAAATATTGATGGTAATTCCGATGATTTTATTTTCGACACTGAGTTGCTTGCACAGGCAATTTACTGCGGGTTTCGTGTTGGAGATATTCCCATACCGACGCGGTATGAACCGGATTCTTCATCCATAAATTTTCAAAGAAGTCTTAAATACGGTATTCAATGTGTCTGGGTAGTCACAAAGTATATTCTTCAGGTTTCGGGTTTATGTAAGTTTAAGGTGTTTGCCAATACCCAGGCCTTTGATGATAAATCCAAATGA
- a CDS encoding DUF6056 family protein, with the protein MSIQQKINRKHIISFIVVGLIILLQNYFIVMSHDDFGYGSLTYGSGFPGFPDFNFEHNQYSFFDILTYLKWHYFGWGGRVIPYFFLTSFLRFDLIFFKIAQSIIVFSVLIMLARINRKEKEPFDVETLVISSSMYGLISLKIMRESVFWPSASVGYLWTSVLAIFLIHFWLKDEPIVFIKKIIFVILFFIGGCSQEQVGLALISFMLMYTIVQVFTKKKIHLEKIFYILSSIMGFVILLISPGNKARMSHPSAVEFFKLPFVERTLTRLDQQIDLLFNEKTLLFITVFLFSLMLISLRNTKSRKGNSRLNLTMPSVYIFAIIMYSYVILNKNIDIPKILFCFLIIMTGYTLFVDLLESKNPCYISLVVGILASHFSLIVTLLTGERTLLPTIILIIVFSIYVLRLVNYSLNKGIMSALVLSALLNTSHIVLGYYNNYPIHMYNHNRLKKYSEISVYQDVTNIDLKKFDDRFIDCAPWVCDYQQWWIKKYYLLPMQVEIKYE; encoded by the coding sequence ATGTCTATTCAACAAAAGATAAACAGAAAACACATCATTTCCTTTATAGTAGTCGGATTAATAATTCTTTTACAAAATTATTTTATAGTCATGTCACACGATGATTTTGGGTATGGTTCATTGACGTATGGATCAGGGTTCCCTGGGTTCCCCGATTTTAATTTTGAACATAACCAGTATTCCTTTTTTGATATTTTAACCTATCTGAAATGGCACTATTTCGGATGGGGAGGAAGAGTAATACCCTATTTTTTTTTAACGTCATTTTTAAGATTTGATTTAATTTTTTTTAAAATTGCACAATCGATAATAGTATTTTCAGTATTAATTATGTTGGCCAGAATAAATAGAAAAGAAAAAGAACCGTTTGATGTTGAAACATTAGTCATATCAAGTTCAATGTATGGGTTAATCTCATTAAAGATAATGAGAGAAAGTGTCTTCTGGCCGTCCGCATCCGTAGGATATCTATGGACCAGCGTGTTAGCAATCTTTTTAATCCATTTTTGGCTAAAAGATGAGCCAATTGTTTTTATTAAAAAAATAATATTTGTTATATTGTTTTTCATCGGTGGATGTTCACAAGAGCAGGTCGGTTTAGCTCTAATCAGTTTTATGTTAATGTATACGATAGTTCAGGTGTTTACTAAAAAAAAAATACATCTTGAAAAAATTTTCTATATTTTGTCGTCGATCATGGGATTTGTAATATTACTAATCTCACCAGGAAATAAAGCTAGAATGAGCCATCCCTCAGCTGTAGAATTTTTCAAATTACCCTTTGTTGAAAGAACCCTTACCCGATTAGATCAACAGATTGATTTGTTATTTAATGAAAAAACATTATTATTTATAACAGTATTTTTATTCTCATTGATGCTGATTTCGTTAAGGAATACTAAATCCCGTAAGGGAAATTCCCGCCTCAATTTAACAATGCCATCCGTTTATATCTTTGCAATAATAATGTATAGCTATGTTATCTTAAATAAAAACATTGATATCCCAAAAATTTTATTCTGTTTTTTGATAATAATGACAGGTTATACGCTGTTTGTTGATTTGCTTGAAAGCAAAAACCCCTGTTATATCTCATTGGTCGTTGGAATTTTGGCATCGCATTTTAGTTTGATTGTAACATTGCTAACTGGGGAGAGAACATTACTTCCAACGATTATATTAATAATTGTATTTAGCATCTATGTATTGCGGTTAGTTAACTATAGCTTAAATAAAGGAATTATGTCTGCATTGGTGTTGTCTGCTTTGTTAAATACGTCGCATATTGTCCTTGGATATTATAATAATTATCCGATACATATGTATAATCATAACAGACTAAAAAAGTATAGTGAGATAAGCGTCTATCAAGATGTAACAAATATTGATCTTAAAAAATTTGATGACAGATTTATAGACTGCGCACCATGGGTTTGTGATTATCAACAATGGTGGATAAAGAAATATTATTTACTGCCGATGCAGGTTGAAATTAAATATGAATAG
- a CDS encoding GtrA family protein, which translates to MIKSIDPMAVSLFAPCFKIKLVRYGVVGLVSTGIHVLVASLFIRFINPSLLVSNLVGFFVAYHFSYYFQSKWVFKSNISLVKSLRYLVVQLSSLLVAVLFSHLLGDFSLYLKVVLTAFLLPLITFIIHRAWTFADQKESGVR; encoded by the coding sequence TTGATAAAGAGTATTGATCCCATGGCAGTGTCCCTGTTTGCACCCTGTTTTAAAATTAAGCTTGTCAGGTATGGAGTCGTGGGTCTTGTTTCAACCGGAATCCACGTGTTGGTGGCTTCTCTCTTTATACGGTTTATCAACCCGTCCCTGTTGGTTTCCAACCTGGTTGGTTTTTTTGTGGCCTACCATTTTTCCTACTATTTCCAGTCAAAGTGGGTATTCAAAAGCAATATCTCCCTTGTGAAATCCCTGAGATACTTAGTCGTTCAGCTGTCGTCACTTCTTGTGGCGGTTTTATTTTCCCATCTGCTGGGAGATTTCAGCCTCTACCTGAAAGTTGTCCTTACGGCTTTTTTACTTCCCCTGATAACCTTTATTATACATCGGGCCTGGACATTTGCCGATCAAAAAGAGTCGGGGGTGAGATGA
- a CDS encoding DUF6056 family protein: protein MSIRQKISKKHIISFLGVGLIIFLQNYFIVMSHDDFGYGSLSYGAEHPGFPHFNFEHNQYSLFDILTYLKWHYFGWGGRVISYFFLISFLKFDLIFFKITQSIIVFSVLIMLARINKKEKEPFDVKILIISSSMYGLISLEIMRESVFWPSASVGYLWTSVLAIFLIHFWLKDEPVTVIKKAIFIILFFIGGCSQEQVGLAIVSFMLMSTIVQLFIKKKIRLENIFYVLSSIIGFVILIISPGNKLRISHSSSGDFFKTPFVERTITRLGQQIDLLFNEKMILFIAIFLFSLMLISLKNTKSRQGNSLLNLTMPFAYMFSIIMYSYVVLRTNSDIQKALFCFLIIMTSYTLFVDLLENKNPCYISLFVGILASHFSLIVALPTGNRTLFPTIILIIVFSIYVLRLVNYNLNKGIISVLLLAALLNTSYIVLGYYNNYSIHMYNHNKLKKYSEISIDQDIININLKKFDVRFSDSAPWVFVYQKWWIKKYYLLPLQVEIKYE from the coding sequence ATGTCTATTCGACAAAAAATAAGTAAAAAACACATCATATCTTTTTTAGGAGTCGGATTAATAATTTTTTTACAAAATTATTTTATAGTCATGTCACACGATGATTTTGGGTATGGTTCATTGTCGTATGGAGCAGAACATCCTGGGTTCCCCCATTTCAATTTTGAACATAATCAATATTCCCTTTTTGATATTTTAACCTATCTGAAATGGCACTATTTTGGATGGGGAGGAAGAGTAATATCCTATTTCTTTTTAATATCATTTTTAAAATTTGATTTAATTTTTTTTAAAATCACACAATCGATAATAGTATTTTCAGTATTAATTATGTTGGCCAGAATAAATAAGAAAGAAAAAGAACCTTTTGACGTTAAAATCTTAATCATATCAAGTTCAATGTATGGGTTAATCTCATTAGAGATAATGAGAGAAAGTGTCTTTTGGCCGTCCGCATCCGTAGGATATTTATGGACTAGCGTGTTAGCGATTTTTTTAATTCATTTCTGGCTCAAAGATGAGCCAGTCACTGTTATTAAAAAAGCAATATTTATTATATTGTTTTTCATCGGCGGATGCTCACAAGAACAGGTAGGTTTAGCTATAGTCAGTTTTATGTTAATGTCTACGATAGTTCAGTTGTTTATTAAAAAAAAAATACGTCTTGAAAATATTTTTTATGTTTTGTCGTCGATCATAGGATTTGTAATATTAATAATCTCACCAGGGAATAAACTTAGAATAAGCCACTCCTCATCTGGAGATTTTTTCAAAACACCATTTGTTGAAAGAACTATTACCCGATTAGGTCAACAGATAGATTTGTTATTTAATGAAAAAATGATATTGTTTATAGCAATATTTTTATTTTCATTGATGTTGATCTCACTAAAAAATACTAAATCACGTCAGGGGAACTCCCTCCTGAATTTAACAATGCCATTCGCTTATATGTTTTCAATAATAATGTATAGCTATGTTGTTTTACGTACAAATAGTGATATCCAAAAAGCTTTATTCTGTTTTTTGATAATAATGACAAGTTATACACTGTTTGTTGATTTGTTAGAAAACAAAAATCCCTGTTATATCTCATTGTTCGTTGGAATTTTGGCATCACATTTTAGTTTGATTGTAGCATTGCCAACCGGAAACAGAACATTATTTCCAACGATCATATTAATAATTGTATTTAGCATTTATGTATTACGGTTAGTTAACTATAACTTAAATAAAGGAATTATATCTGTATTGCTGTTGGCTGCTTTGCTAAATACTTCGTATATTGTACTTGGATACTATAATAATTATTCGATACATATGTATAATCATAATAAATTAAAAAAGTATAGTGAGATAAGTATCGATCAAGATATCATAAATATTAATCTGAAAAAATTTGATGTCAGATTTAGTGACAGCGCCCCATGGGTTTTTGTTTATCAAAAATGGTGGATAAAGAAATATTATTTACTGCCGTTGCAGGTTGAAATTAAATATGAATAG
- a CDS encoding glycosyltransferase family 2 protein, with protein sequence MPDQSIVLSVVCPFFNEEEVVDFFMEKIHQVLNTLDLTYEIVCVNDGSLDRTLEKLILAKKSYPNLRILDFSRNFGKEAALTAGLDHARGKVIVPIDADLQDPPELIIDFIEKWREGYEVVVGKRVDRSTDGLLKRMTAQLYYRFHNKISNQKIPENVGDFRLITRRVVEAIQQMPENQRFMKGIFAWVGFNTCVVAYKRQKRRAGKTSFHGWGLWNFALDGITSFSTVPLRVWLYIGSLIALISLVYGSYIILRTLVFGVDLPGYASLLVSILFLGGVQLMGIGVLGEYLGRIYLETKHRPQYIVDKEY encoded by the coding sequence ATGCCTGACCAATCCATTGTTCTATCCGTCGTCTGCCCCTTTTTTAACGAGGAAGAGGTGGTTGATTTTTTTATGGAAAAGATCCATCAGGTCCTTAATACCCTGGATTTGACTTATGAGATCGTTTGCGTTAATGACGGAAGCCTTGACCGAACTCTGGAAAAGCTGATTCTGGCAAAAAAATCTTATCCAAATCTGCGCATTCTTGATTTTTCCCGAAATTTTGGAAAAGAGGCGGCCCTGACTGCTGGGCTTGATCACGCAAGGGGAAAGGTGATTGTTCCCATTGATGCGGATCTACAGGATCCCCCGGAACTGATTATTGATTTCATTGAAAAGTGGCGGGAGGGGTATGAGGTCGTTGTGGGCAAAAGGGTGGACCGTTCCACTGACGGATTGTTGAAACGGATGACAGCCCAGCTTTATTATCGGTTTCACAACAAAATATCCAACCAGAAGATACCCGAGAATGTGGGTGACTTTCGACTCATCACTCGAAGGGTAGTGGAAGCCATTCAACAGATGCCCGAAAACCAACGGTTTATGAAGGGCATTTTTGCCTGGGTGGGCTTCAACACCTGTGTTGTGGCGTATAAACGCCAGAAACGAAGGGCCGGCAAAACAAGTTTCCATGGATGGGGACTCTGGAATTTTGCCCTTGACGGGATTACAAGTTTCAGTACGGTTCCCCTGCGGGTCTGGCTCTACATTGGTTCCCTGATCGCCCTGATTTCCCTTGTTTACGGTTCATACATCATTTTGCGGACCCTGGTGTTCGGGGTCGATCTTCCCGGTTACGCCTCTTTGCTGGTTTCCATTCTCTTTCTCGGCGGGGTTCAGCTCATGGGCATCGGCGTTCTGGGTGAATATCTTGGCCGGATTTACCTTGAGACAAAACATCGTCCCCAATATATTGTTGATAAAGAGTATTGA
- a CDS encoding HAD family hydrolase, with protein MNIPDTRLNGFKIISFDIFDTLLTRRVVHPLGIFYGVQKNLLKTSPFRPEFINRFVQIRMNAEATAKKRFQKNQANFKEIYQVICDDNALTDADQDTLMAMEFTLELDAIRPIAPMVELLKKARTRTKKIIFTTDMYLNSEYIQKLLGHINVYQDQDTIYASSDLNRTKASGQLFKYILERENCKPGEILHIGNNYAIDIIPAEQCGLATLYYNQTDNTRYEETLGGGGFHPGITSYFFQQFAGATRLARLQTPGLTPGEKVYADIGSNVAGPLLYAFVSQILVKAKQNKLKRLYFIARDGQVLFKIATRIKPFFFPDLELKYIYGSRQSWHLPSITALGKRELGWLLDQQPFLTLKAFSKRIRLDGKILQLIYQGYTGKTVPLERPLKPREIRLLKELILSSELSDIIRHQAESARKKTLAYFRQEGLLEVDTPYGIVDMGWAGRLQESLVKIISSTGYRPDPTGFYFGLTRKLKPRYGKTDCYFFDHKGETPFTKIGLNLLCILEVLTAADHASTVSFSESKDVYKPVFNTLNYSQETLTWINALRQGIFRFLSNLDPELHRATIENRYALKHRLALVMDTLYTDPTAGEAEYLGRFPYCTDQVESFRKDLAPKFNKVQAIKLLFIRGNKSKNLTGHWLAGSRIRSGGVEKKILSPRFFKVRYMTFYFLRNVLNKIRTYFI; from the coding sequence ATGAATATACCGGATACCCGTTTGAACGGATTCAAAATCATCAGTTTTGACATTTTTGACACACTTTTAACACGACGGGTGGTCCATCCCCTTGGCATTTTTTATGGGGTACAGAAAAACCTGTTGAAAACGTCACCCTTTAGGCCGGAATTCATCAACCGTTTTGTTCAAATTCGGATGAATGCAGAAGCAACGGCCAAAAAACGATTTCAAAAAAACCAGGCAAATTTTAAGGAAATTTACCAGGTGATATGCGACGACAACGCCCTGACAGACGCAGACCAGGACACCTTGATGGCCATGGAGTTTACCCTGGAACTGGATGCCATTCGGCCCATTGCCCCCATGGTCGAGCTTCTTAAAAAAGCCAGAACCAGGACCAAAAAAATAATTTTTACCACGGATATGTACCTGAATTCCGAATATATCCAAAAGCTGCTAGGCCATATCAATGTCTACCAAGACCAAGACACCATCTATGCCTCGAGCGATCTGAACAGAACTAAAGCCAGCGGCCAGTTATTCAAATACATCCTTGAAAGGGAAAATTGCAAACCAGGGGAAATCCTCCACATCGGCAACAACTACGCCATTGATATTATTCCTGCCGAACAATGCGGCCTGGCCACCCTTTATTATAATCAGACAGACAACACCCGGTATGAAGAGACCCTGGGTGGTGGTGGCTTTCATCCCGGAATCACCTCGTATTTCTTTCAACAATTTGCCGGTGCCACCCGGCTGGCACGCCTACAAACCCCAGGGCTTACCCCGGGTGAAAAGGTGTATGCCGATATCGGATCAAATGTGGCAGGCCCCTTGCTCTACGCCTTTGTCAGCCAGATACTGGTCAAGGCAAAGCAAAACAAGCTCAAACGGTTATACTTTATCGCCCGGGACGGCCAGGTCCTGTTTAAAATAGCCACCCGGATAAAACCATTTTTTTTTCCAGACCTGGAACTGAAATACATCTACGGTTCCAGGCAATCCTGGCATCTTCCCTCCATAACAGCCTTGGGCAAGCGTGAGCTTGGGTGGCTGCTCGATCAACAGCCGTTCCTAACCTTAAAAGCCTTTTCAAAACGCATACGTCTGGATGGCAAGATCCTTCAATTGATTTATCAGGGCTATACCGGCAAGACCGTCCCCCTGGAAAGACCGCTTAAGCCAAGGGAAATTCGTTTGCTCAAAGAGTTGATCCTCTCGTCAGAGCTTTCAGATATCATACGCCATCAGGCCGAATCCGCACGTAAAAAAACCCTTGCATACTTCAGGCAGGAAGGGCTTTTAGAAGTAGACACCCCCTACGGGATTGTGGATATGGGGTGGGCAGGACGGCTCCAGGAGTCATTGGTAAAAATAATTTCCAGCACCGGTTACCGGCCTGATCCCACGGGTTTTTACTTTGGATTAACCCGCAAACTCAAACCCAGGTACGGCAAAACCGATTGCTATTTCTTTGATCACAAGGGGGAAACACCCTTTACCAAAATCGGGCTGAATCTGCTTTGCATACTCGAGGTTCTCACGGCTGCCGACCATGCATCAACGGTATCCTTTTCAGAGTCAAAAGACGTGTATAAACCCGTCTTTAACACTCTCAATTACAGCCAAGAGACGTTGACCTGGATAAATGCGTTACGCCAGGGGATTTTCAGATTCCTTTCAAACCTGGACCCGGAATTGCACAGGGCCACTATTGAAAACAGGTACGCACTCAAACACAGGCTCGCCCTGGTGATGGACACCCTTTATACCGATCCAACCGCTGGAGAAGCCGAATACCTGGGACGATTTCCCTATTGCACGGATCAGGTGGAATCCTTCCGTAAGGACCTGGCGCCGAAGTTCAATAAAGTGCAGGCGATTAAGCTCTTGTTTATAAGGGGAAATAAATCCAAGAATCTGACAGGCCACTGGCTGGCAGGCTCACGCATCAGAAGCGGCGGGGTTGAAAAGAAAATACTATCCCCGCGCTTTTTCAAGGTGCGGTACATGACCTTTTATTTTTTAAGAAATGTTTTAAATAAAATTCGGACTTATTTTATATAG
- a CDS encoding alginate O-acetyltransferase AlgX-related protein, producing MEKILHRYLNITVVLLFMAGICLPLFTHLYGLFDTGYIETVENRYPQVKPSLPRSLEALHTYPRKMTDYINDHFGFREMFIRCQGLFNHFLGITSSDRVMIGKDGWLFLTDEDMVPQYTGAMNFSREDLDNWITKMEERGAWLKFKGIPFYVVIPPNKMTVYPEFLPDYINKLPVLTRLEQLETQAPGFKNFVFCSLRTGMIHARKNMSVYYKTDSHWNFHGAFFAYQQIMALLKKDFPDLHPLGETDVVLTPEKSFEQDLSRILHLPGAFPDTNADGFILKQPTRVKNQTVLDKEKSFPKIVQTGQTGKPVALVFRDSYTDAMEPFLNETFGTVIYAEYQWMVFDKRLIEAYKPDVVIHIMVERMLRYKPDNASLESTETGFSIKKWGPHQVKQGERFNVQSNGLSALWMICDELSEDTVIVWNNTPLKTDIDLTAFSLAAVVPDQYYAAPGKYPVYLKNTQTGEVTEPVYFYVTQ from the coding sequence ATGGAAAAAATTCTCCACAGATATCTTAATATAACCGTTGTCCTTTTGTTCATGGCTGGAATTTGCCTGCCTCTTTTCACCCATCTTTATGGCCTGTTTGATACGGGTTATATTGAAACCGTTGAGAACAGGTACCCCCAGGTCAAGCCGTCCCTGCCCAGGAGTCTTGAGGCCCTTCACACCTATCCCCGGAAGATGACCGACTACATTAATGATCATTTCGGGTTCAGGGAGATGTTTATTCGCTGCCAGGGACTTTTTAACCATTTTTTGGGAATCACTTCGTCTGACCGGGTGATGATAGGCAAAGACGGCTGGCTTTTTTTAACGGATGAAGACATGGTTCCCCAGTATACCGGTGCCATGAATTTTTCCAGGGAGGATTTGGATAACTGGATCACAAAAATGGAAGAGAGGGGGGCCTGGCTCAAATTCAAGGGAATCCCCTTTTACGTGGTTATCCCTCCAAACAAGATGACGGTTTACCCGGAATTTCTACCGGATTATATCAATAAACTGCCGGTATTGACCCGCCTGGAACAGCTTGAAACCCAAGCCCCGGGATTTAAGAATTTTGTCTTTTGCAGCCTGCGGACCGGGATGATCCATGCCAGGAAAAATATGTCTGTTTATTATAAAACCGATTCCCACTGGAACTTTCACGGGGCTTTTTTTGCTTATCAGCAGATCATGGCTCTTTTAAAAAAGGATTTTCCCGATTTACATCCCCTGGGAGAGACGGATGTCGTATTGACGCCTGAGAAAAGCTTTGAGCAGGACCTTTCCAGAATTCTTCATCTGCCCGGAGCGTTTCCCGATACCAATGCAGATGGTTTTATTTTGAAGCAGCCGACCCGGGTAAAGAATCAAACCGTTCTGGACAAGGAAAAATCCTTTCCCAAAATTGTCCAAACCGGGCAAACGGGAAAACCAGTGGCCCTGGTTTTCAGGGATTCATACACCGATGCCATGGAACCTTTTTTGAACGAAACCTTTGGAACGGTGATCTATGCGGAATACCAGTGGATGGTTTTTGATAAACGACTTATTGAGGCTTATAAGCCGGATGTTGTGATTCACATCATGGTGGAACGTATGCTTCGATACAAACCTGACAATGCCTCCCTGGAGTCAACTGAAACAGGTTTTTCCATTAAAAAATGGGGGCCCCATCAGGTCAAGCAGGGTGAGCGATTCAACGTACAGTCAAACGGTCTTTCCGCCCTCTGGATGATCTGTGATGAGCTATCAGAAGACACGGTTATTGTTTGGAATAATACGCCTTTAAAGACCGATATCGATTTAACTGCCTTTTCCCTTGCTGCTGTTGTGCCGGATCAGTATTATGCAGCGCCCGGAAAATATCCGGTTTATCTGAAGAATACGCAAACCGGAGAGGTGACAGAACCGGTTTATTTTTATGTGACGCAATAA